One segment of Comamonas thiooxydans DNA contains the following:
- a CDS encoding DUF1801 domain-containing protein, whose translation MNALPPMPAPPAGPVSGPEASALIDARIASLDDWRGATLARVRALIREALPAVVEELKWRGTPVWSQDGILCTGETYKAVVKLTFAHGAALADPAGLFNASLEGGTRRAIDLHVGEALDGAAFQALVQAAAQRNAQARLARKSASQAKAKPRPAA comes from the coding sequence ATGAATGCCTTGCCGCCCATGCCTGCACCTCCGGCCGGGCCCGTCAGCGGCCCCGAGGCTTCGGCTCTGATCGACGCCAGGATTGCCAGCCTGGATGACTGGCGCGGCGCCACGCTGGCCCGCGTGCGCGCGCTGATCCGCGAGGCCTTGCCCGCCGTGGTGGAAGAGCTCAAATGGCGCGGCACGCCCGTATGGTCGCAGGACGGCATTCTTTGCACGGGCGAGACCTACAAGGCCGTGGTCAAGCTGACCTTCGCGCATGGTGCGGCTCTGGCCGACCCGGCCGGCCTGTTCAATGCCAGCCTGGAGGGCGGCACGCGCCGGGCCATCGACCTGCATGTCGGCGAAGCGCTCGACGGCGCAGCGTTTCAGGCGCTGGTGCAGGCCGCTGCGCAGCGCAATGCCCAGGCCCGTTTGGCCAGAAAATCGGCTTCGCAAGCCAAAGCCAAACCGCGGCCTGCAGCCTAG
- a CDS encoding EAL domain-containing protein, whose product MREGDIGAMPPELQLAQLQALDRVMAMAEFGLDGSLHRANDNYLQLMGFTREQSLGRPHRSFCSARLADSARYREIWTHLCAGNAYSGVVERLRSDGSSCWLEATYSPVMDAQGRVMHILKIATDVTQRRAREQAQQEHLRRLSLVADASDTAVVISDGSSRIVHVNGGFTRMFGWRTEEVAGRMPIALLAPQASEDFVDHYRSELRAGKPVGREEIVVGKHGQRYWAKVISNPILDADGRWQYTVSMLTDITRSKMHEALQHRVLEAMARERPLVEVLEMVCLEVERIAPEVTASILEVDAQGLLHPLAGPSLPHSYSALLDGVAIGPNVGSCGTAAWRNAPVLVDDIAHDPLWTDFKHLILPLGFKACWSTPICNSGGKPIGTFAFYYREQLTGDASAFHQQLVDACIHLCALALERELSRARIRQLAFYDGLTGLPNRSLLQAKADQAIASAAGNDEQLAVLFIDLDRFKQVNDSLGHPVGDELLRNVATRLQRVLRSSDIAGRLSGDEFVAVLPQCDAEHVANTIERLQELLAEPLNIADTSLAISASVGIAMFPMDGRDMETLVHRADMAMYQAKSKGRGRFCFFSSEMNRLAQERLALETALRKALKSGGLRLHYQPQIEMATGRLYGVEALARWTHAELGEISPARFIPLAEECGLIADLGSWALEEACRQLSQWRAKGMEVPAVSVNLSPSSFHNLDLPRMIADTLDRNDLVPQDLTLELTESILLDTNPSTMKTINEVHAHGVRLSMDDFGTGYSSLSYLRRLPVSELKLDRSFVADLEHDEAARALSSAILGIGKSLHLTVVAEGVETPTQSVMLCEQGYPVAQGFLFARPLAPKEFEHWLAANPASPVPTAPGAVAA is encoded by the coding sequence ATGCGAGAGGGAGATATTGGCGCGATGCCTCCTGAGCTGCAGCTGGCCCAGCTGCAGGCCTTGGACAGGGTCATGGCCATGGCTGAATTTGGCCTGGATGGGTCGTTGCACCGTGCCAATGACAACTATCTGCAGCTCATGGGCTTTACGCGTGAGCAGTCTCTGGGCCGCCCACATCGCAGCTTTTGCTCTGCGCGTCTGGCCGACAGTGCCAGGTATCGGGAAATCTGGACGCATCTGTGCGCAGGCAATGCCTACTCCGGAGTGGTGGAGCGACTACGCAGCGATGGCAGCAGTTGCTGGCTGGAGGCTACCTATTCACCGGTGATGGATGCCCAGGGCCGGGTGATGCATATCCTGAAGATCGCTACCGACGTCACGCAGCGGCGAGCCCGGGAGCAGGCGCAGCAGGAGCACTTGCGTCGCTTGTCCCTGGTGGCCGATGCCTCCGATACGGCAGTGGTCATCAGTGATGGAAGCTCACGCATCGTGCATGTCAACGGCGGCTTTACGCGCATGTTTGGCTGGCGCACCGAGGAGGTTGCGGGGCGCATGCCGATTGCCTTGCTGGCTCCTCAGGCGTCCGAGGACTTTGTGGACCACTATCGCTCGGAATTGCGCGCCGGCAAGCCTGTGGGGCGCGAGGAAATCGTGGTCGGCAAGCATGGGCAGCGCTACTGGGCCAAGGTCATCAGCAACCCCATCCTCGACGCGGACGGGCGCTGGCAATACACGGTTTCGATGCTGACCGATATCACGCGTTCCAAGATGCATGAGGCCTTGCAGCACCGCGTGCTGGAAGCCATGGCGCGCGAGCGGCCGCTGGTGGAGGTGCTGGAGATGGTGTGCCTGGAGGTCGAGAGGATTGCTCCGGAGGTGACGGCATCGATTCTCGAGGTGGATGCCCAGGGTCTGCTCCATCCGCTGGCCGGACCGAGCCTGCCGCATTCTTATTCAGCGCTGCTAGACGGGGTGGCCATAGGACCGAATGTGGGTTCCTGCGGAACGGCGGCCTGGCGCAACGCGCCGGTACTGGTGGACGATATTGCACATGATCCGTTGTGGACGGATTTCAAGCACCTGATCCTGCCGCTGGGGTTCAAAGCCTGCTGGTCCACTCCCATCTGCAACAGCGGCGGCAAGCCGATCGGTACATTCGCGTTCTATTACCGGGAGCAACTGACCGGGGATGCCTCGGCTTTTCACCAGCAACTGGTGGATGCCTGCATCCATCTGTGCGCCCTGGCGCTGGAGCGTGAGCTGTCGCGCGCGCGCATTCGTCAGCTGGCTTTCTACGACGGCCTGACCGGATTGCCCAATCGAAGCCTGCTGCAGGCCAAGGCCGATCAGGCGATTGCGTCAGCTGCCGGCAATGACGAACAGTTGGCGGTGCTGTTCATCGACCTGGACCGGTTCAAGCAGGTCAATGACTCTCTGGGTCATCCTGTGGGGGATGAATTGCTGCGCAATGTCGCGACGCGATTACAGCGTGTGCTGCGCAGCTCCGATATTGCCGGGCGTTTGTCGGGTGACGAGTTTGTTGCCGTGCTTCCGCAATGCGATGCGGAGCATGTGGCCAATACCATCGAACGCCTGCAGGAGTTGCTGGCAGAGCCCCTGAATATTGCCGACACCTCGCTGGCCATATCCGCCAGCGTGGGCATTGCAATGTTTCCCATGGACGGCCGGGATATGGAGACCCTGGTGCACCGTGCCGACATGGCCATGTACCAGGCCAAGAGCAAGGGGCGCGGCCGTTTCTGTTTCTTCAGCAGCGAAATGAACCGCTTGGCACAGGAGCGTCTGGCATTGGAGACTGCGCTGCGCAAGGCGCTCAAAAGCGGCGGCCTGCGCCTGCACTATCAGCCTCAGATCGAAATGGCCACCGGCCGTCTGTATGGCGTGGAGGCCCTGGCGCGCTGGACCCATGCCGAGCTGGGCGAGATCTCGCCTGCCCGCTTTATCCCGCTGGCCGAAGAGTGCGGGCTGATCGCCGATCTGGGAAGCTGGGCACTGGAAGAGGCCTGTCGCCAGCTGTCGCAGTGGCGGGCCAAGGGGATGGAAGTCCCCGCGGTGTCGGTCAATCTGTCGCCATCGAGCTTTCACAATCTGGATTTGCCACGGATGATCGCCGACACGCTGGACCGAAACGATCTGGTGCCGCAGGACCTGACCCTGGAGCTGACGGAAAGCATTTTGCTGGACACCAACCCCAGCACCATGAAGACCATCAACGAGGTGCATGCGCATGGCGTGCGCCTGTCCATGGATGATTTCGGCACCGGCTACTCCAGCCTCAGCTATCTGCGCCGCCTGCCGGTCAGCGAACTCAAGCTGGATCGCAGCTTCGTGGCCGATCTTGAACATGACGAGGCGGCGCGGGCGTTGAGCAGTGCTATTTTGGGCATTGGCAAGAGTCTGCACCTGACCGTGGTGGCGGAAGGCGTGGAGACGCCAACGCAGAGCGTGATGCTGTGCGAGCAGGGCTATCCGGTGGCGCAAGGCTTTCTGTTCGCCCGGCCGCTGGCTCCGAAGGAGTTTGAGCATTGGCTGGCTGCCAACCCGGCTTCCCCGGTGCCGACCGCGCCAGGCGCCGTCGCCGCATGA
- a CDS encoding EamA family transporter: MSSASSPTSGMSRPDWLSAIIVIVVWGLNFVVMKWGLAKLSPLLLCALRFAAASLPFLLFVRPPKNLSWGLLAAYGLVQGVGQFGLLFTGMKLGMPAGMASVVLQTQAFITMLLAAAFLHEKPQRWQWLGLLVALAGLLLIGAAHGEGTSDMTLIGFVLTVGAAAMWAGSNLLTRMAAKQGSYEPVSFIVWTSVFPMLPLLLLSLWVDGADSVASQLQSIGWSELGVIAYLAFLSTLLGYGLWTRLLQRYAASTVAPLSLLVPVIGLLSAMLLLGEAPNGLQWLGTMGVLLGMVVNQFGGKWRR, encoded by the coding sequence ATGAGTTCTGCATCCTCACCCACCTCCGGCATGAGTCGTCCGGACTGGCTCAGCGCCATCATCGTCATCGTGGTCTGGGGTCTTAATTTCGTGGTCATGAAGTGGGGGCTGGCCAAGCTCTCGCCCCTGCTGCTGTGCGCGCTGCGCTTTGCCGCGGCATCTCTGCCATTTCTGCTGTTCGTGCGTCCGCCCAAAAACCTTTCCTGGGGTCTGCTGGCCGCCTACGGTCTGGTGCAAGGGGTCGGGCAGTTCGGCCTGCTGTTCACGGGCATGAAGCTGGGCATGCCTGCCGGCATGGCATCCGTGGTGCTTCAGACCCAGGCTTTCATCACCATGCTGCTGGCGGCTGCGTTCTTGCACGAGAAACCGCAGCGCTGGCAATGGCTGGGCTTGCTCGTCGCTCTTGCAGGGCTGCTGCTGATCGGTGCAGCCCATGGTGAGGGGACATCGGATATGACGCTGATCGGTTTTGTGCTGACCGTGGGCGCCGCTGCCATGTGGGCCGGCTCGAACCTGCTGACGCGGATGGCGGCCAAGCAAGGCTCGTATGAGCCGGTGTCCTTCATCGTCTGGACCAGCGTTTTCCCCATGTTGCCGCTGCTGTTGCTGTCCCTGTGGGTGGATGGTGCGGATTCGGTGGCTTCGCAGCTGCAGTCCATTGGCTGGAGCGAGCTTGGGGTGATCGCCTATCTGGCTTTTTTGTCCACCTTGCTGGGCTATGGTCTGTGGACGCGGTTGCTGCAGCGCTATGCGGCCAGCACCGTGGCCCCTTTGTCGCTGCTGGTGCCGGTGATCGGCCTGCTGTCGGCCATGCTGCTGCTGGGAGAAGCACCCAATGGCCTGCAGTGGCTGGGTACGATGGGCGTTCTGCTGGGCATGGTGGTCAACCAGTTTGGCGGCAAATGGCGGCGCTGA
- a CDS encoding NAD-dependent succinate-semialdehyde dehydrogenase, giving the protein MNATPLRLQRTELQRSANFIAGAWTPAASGASFAVTDPATGNTITDVPDSGAADARAAVDAALAALPAWRKLPAKQRATIIKRWNDLVLAHQDDLGTLISLEQGKPLAEGRGEVAYAASYIEWFGEAATRMNGEVIPAPVPGRRMFALREPVGVVAAITPWNFPAAMIARKIAPALAAGCTVVCKPAEDTPLTSLALVLLAHEAGVPAGVLNIVTASRERTPEVVDQWLDDSRVRKITFTGSTPVGKHLARRSADTLKKLSLELGGNAPFIVFEDADVAAAVDGFMAAKFRNGGQTCVCPNRVFVHRSVHEAFAHQLSARVAALHVGPASDPASQIGPMINDRAVEKIARHVEDAVAKGAKVLTGGKRLTDLGPTYYAPTVLSGATASMACACEETFGPVAPLTMFDDEAEVIAAANDTPFGLAAYFYSQDIRRIWRVADALESGIVGVNEGALAAEAAPFGGVKESGYGREGSTHGLDDYLHIKYVCQGGLD; this is encoded by the coding sequence ATGAACGCCACGCCACTCAGACTGCAACGCACCGAACTGCAGCGCAGCGCCAACTTCATCGCCGGCGCCTGGACGCCTGCTGCCAGCGGCGCCAGCTTTGCCGTGACCGATCCAGCCACGGGCAACACCATCACCGACGTACCCGATTCAGGTGCGGCCGATGCGCGCGCCGCCGTGGATGCCGCCCTGGCTGCGCTGCCTGCCTGGCGCAAGCTGCCGGCCAAGCAGCGCGCAACCATCATCAAGCGCTGGAACGACCTGGTGCTGGCCCATCAGGACGATCTGGGCACGCTGATCTCGCTGGAGCAGGGCAAGCCCCTGGCCGAAGGCCGGGGAGAAGTCGCCTATGCCGCCAGCTATATCGAATGGTTCGGCGAAGCCGCCACGCGTATGAATGGCGAAGTCATTCCCGCCCCCGTGCCGGGCCGGCGCATGTTCGCCCTGCGCGAGCCCGTGGGCGTGGTCGCCGCCATCACGCCCTGGAACTTCCCGGCCGCCATGATCGCGCGCAAGATCGCGCCGGCCCTGGCTGCGGGCTGCACCGTGGTCTGCAAGCCGGCCGAGGACACGCCGCTGACCTCGCTGGCCCTGGTGCTGCTGGCACATGAAGCCGGCGTGCCTGCCGGCGTGCTCAACATCGTCACAGCCTCGCGCGAGCGCACGCCCGAGGTGGTGGATCAGTGGCTGGACGACAGCCGCGTGCGCAAGATCACCTTCACCGGCTCCACGCCCGTGGGCAAGCATCTGGCGCGCCGCAGCGCCGACACGCTCAAAAAGCTTTCGCTGGAACTGGGCGGCAACGCGCCCTTCATCGTCTTCGAGGACGCCGATGTGGCTGCGGCCGTGGACGGCTTCATGGCTGCCAAGTTCCGCAACGGCGGCCAGACCTGCGTCTGCCCCAATCGCGTCTTTGTGCACCGCTCGGTGCACGAGGCCTTTGCCCATCAGCTCAGCGCCCGTGTGGCAGCCCTGCACGTGGGCCCGGCCAGCGACCCGGCCTCGCAGATCGGCCCCATGATCAACGACCGCGCGGTCGAGAAGATCGCCCGCCATGTGGAGGACGCGGTGGCCAAGGGCGCCAAGGTGCTCACGGGCGGCAAGCGCCTGACGGATCTGGGCCCCACCTACTACGCCCCCACCGTGCTCTCGGGCGCCACGGCCTCCATGGCCTGCGCCTGCGAAGAAACCTTCGGCCCCGTGGCACCGCTGACCATGTTCGACGACGAGGCCGAGGTCATCGCCGCAGCCAACGACACGCCGTTCGGCCTGGCCGCCTACTTCTACAGCCAGGACATACGCCGCATCTGGCGCGTCGCCGATGCCCTGGAATCGGGCATCGTGGGCGTCAACGAAGGCGCGCTGGCCGCCGAGGCAGCCCCCTTTGGCGGCGTCAAGGAGTCAGGCTACGGCCGCGAAGGCTCGACCCACGGGCTCGACGATTACCTGCACATCAAATACGTCTGCCAAGGTGGATTGGATTGA
- a CDS encoding tripartite tricarboxylate transporter substrate binding protein has translation MILPRSSRRSFVLGAIGAATLGSSTRLLAQTWPERPITFICPWPAGGTADQSMRALCTVASRILGQAIAVENRAGASGMIGSKALASAKPDGYTIGQIPISVTRFSQLGTLQADPRKDYTYIARTSGQTFGIAVPANSHFKTLQDFVAAAKAKPGSITYAHAGVGGATHVGMEEFAAAAGIQLSHVPYKGGAEALQGVLGGHVDALADSSSWAPHVEAGKLRLLATWGEQRTPRFKDVPTLKDLGYNVVVDAPNGIGAPKGLPPAVEAKLRDAFRQAVASPEFKSVADRLDAPLLYLDGPDYAKYVNTVYQKETVLIDKLKLRDLMR, from the coding sequence ATGATCCTCCCACGCAGCAGCCGACGCAGCTTTGTGCTCGGCGCCATCGGCGCAGCCACGCTCGGCAGTTCCACCCGCCTGCTGGCCCAGACCTGGCCCGAGCGCCCCATCACCTTCATCTGCCCCTGGCCTGCCGGCGGCACGGCCGATCAGTCCATGCGCGCGCTGTGCACCGTGGCCAGCCGCATCCTGGGCCAGGCAATTGCCGTGGAAAACCGCGCCGGAGCCTCGGGCATGATCGGCTCCAAGGCTCTGGCCTCGGCCAAGCCCGACGGCTACACCATCGGCCAGATCCCGATCTCGGTCACGCGCTTCTCCCAGTTGGGCACGCTGCAGGCCGATCCGCGCAAGGACTACACCTATATCGCGCGCACCTCGGGCCAGACCTTCGGCATCGCCGTACCGGCCAACTCGCACTTCAAGACCCTGCAGGACTTCGTCGCCGCCGCCAAGGCCAAGCCCGGCAGCATCACTTACGCCCACGCCGGCGTGGGCGGCGCCACCCATGTGGGCATGGAGGAGTTTGCGGCCGCAGCAGGCATCCAGCTCAGCCATGTGCCCTACAAGGGCGGCGCCGAGGCGCTGCAGGGAGTGCTGGGCGGCCATGTGGACGCGCTGGCCGACTCCAGCTCCTGGGCCCCCCATGTCGAAGCCGGCAAGCTGCGCCTGCTGGCCACCTGGGGCGAGCAGCGCACGCCGCGTTTCAAGGACGTGCCCACGCTCAAGGACCTGGGCTACAACGTGGTCGTCGATGCGCCCAACGGCATCGGCGCGCCCAAGGGCCTGCCGCCCGCTGTCGAAGCCAAGCTGCGCGATGCCTTTCGCCAGGCCGTGGCCAGTCCCGAGTTCAAGTCCGTAGCCGACAGGCTGGACGCACCCTTGCTCTACCTGGACGGCCCCGACTACGCCAAGTATGTGAACACGGTCTACCAGAAGGAAACCGTGCTCATCGACAAACTCAAACTGCGCGACCTGATGCGCTGA
- the hpaI gene encoding 4-hydroxy-2-oxoheptanedioate aldolase codes for MPALNPFKTAIAARQPQIGLWLSMAAPYLAEAAATTGYDWLLIDGEHAPNDLRSTLAALQAVAPHPAQPVVRVVEGSTALIKQMLDIGVKTLLVPMVDTADQARAIVAATQYPPLGVRGVGSAVGRASQWSSRTDYLNVADDEVCLLVQAETTTALKNLEAICAVDGVHGVFIGPADLAASMGHRGNPGHPEVQAAIEAAMRTIVASGKAAGTLTSDPALAQRYLQLGCSFVAVGVDVLMFVNAARKLRSQFAGSTVVAPALPGAAY; via the coding sequence ATGCCCGCACTGAATCCCTTCAAGACCGCCATCGCCGCACGCCAGCCCCAGATCGGGCTATGGCTGTCCATGGCCGCCCCCTACCTGGCCGAAGCTGCCGCCACCACAGGCTATGACTGGTTGCTGATCGACGGCGAACATGCGCCCAACGATCTGCGCAGCACCCTGGCCGCACTGCAGGCCGTGGCCCCGCACCCGGCTCAGCCGGTGGTGCGAGTCGTGGAAGGCAGCACGGCCCTGATCAAGCAGATGCTGGACATCGGCGTCAAGACGCTGCTCGTGCCCATGGTGGACACGGCAGACCAAGCGCGCGCCATCGTGGCCGCCACGCAATACCCGCCCCTGGGCGTGCGCGGCGTCGGCAGTGCCGTGGGACGTGCCTCTCAGTGGAGCAGCCGCACCGACTATCTGAATGTGGCCGACGACGAGGTCTGCCTGCTGGTGCAGGCCGAGACCACCACGGCCCTGAAAAATCTCGAAGCCATCTGCGCCGTGGACGGCGTGCATGGCGTCTTCATAGGCCCTGCCGACCTGGCCGCCTCCATGGGCCACCGCGGCAACCCCGGCCACCCCGAGGTGCAGGCCGCCATCGAGGCAGCGATGCGGACCATTGTTGCCAGCGGCAAGGCTGCAGGTACGCTGACCTCGGACCCCGCGCTGGCACAGCGCTACCTTCAACTCGGCTGCAGCTTTGTGGCCGTGGGCGTGGATGTGTTGATGTTCGTGAATGCCGCGCGCAAGCTGCGTAGCCAGTTTGCCGGCTCCACGGTGGTGGCCCCGGCACTGCCAGGAGCCGCCTACTGA
- a CDS encoding LysR substrate-binding domain-containing protein codes for MSKIDRVLRSNLKLRHLQLLVALDQFRHLGRAAEFLAVTQPAVSKTLAEVERMLGMALFERSTRGTEPTAAGVSMVRFARSVLAGFERTRDEMAAEASGARGRTSVGAMVVATPVLLASAVERLKARSDQTTVMVEEGDLTRLLPKLRLGELDLFVGRLEPGYAAPDLETEALYDDPMVAVVRPGHALLAPGAASWQALADQPCVLPPPWASLRVKLEQQFYAHGLHPPADIVESASFLSQLTFVHQRGAVAFMARGVARSHAALGTLAMLDLVVPIDLPPVGLITLRGQPLTPTTGLLVECLREVAGELG; via the coding sequence ATGAGCAAGATCGATCGTGTGCTGCGATCCAACCTCAAGCTGCGCCATCTGCAGCTGCTGGTGGCGCTGGACCAGTTCCGCCACCTGGGTCGTGCGGCCGAGTTTCTGGCCGTGACCCAGCCCGCCGTCTCCAAGACCCTGGCCGAGGTCGAACGCATGCTGGGCATGGCGCTGTTCGAGCGCTCCACGCGCGGCACCGAACCCACGGCAGCCGGTGTCAGCATGGTGCGTTTTGCGCGCTCGGTGCTGGCCGGTTTCGAACGCACACGCGACGAGATGGCTGCCGAGGCCAGCGGTGCCCGCGGGCGCACCAGCGTGGGCGCCATGGTGGTGGCCACGCCAGTGCTGCTGGCGAGCGCCGTGGAGCGGCTCAAGGCGCGTTCGGACCAGACCACGGTGATGGTGGAGGAGGGGGATCTGACGCGCTTGCTGCCCAAGCTGCGCCTGGGCGAGCTGGATCTGTTTGTCGGACGGCTGGAGCCCGGCTATGCCGCGCCCGACCTGGAGACCGAGGCGCTGTACGACGATCCCATGGTGGCCGTGGTGCGGCCCGGCCATGCGCTGCTGGCGCCGGGCGCGGCCAGCTGGCAGGCCCTGGCGGACCAGCCCTGCGTGCTGCCGCCGCCCTGGGCCTCGCTGCGCGTGAAGCTGGAGCAGCAGTTCTATGCCCACGGCCTGCATCCGCCGGCCGACATCGTGGAGAGCGCGTCCTTTCTCTCGCAGCTGACCTTTGTGCACCAGCGCGGCGCCGTGGCCTTCATGGCGCGTGGCGTGGCCCGCAGCCATGCTGCCCTGGGTACGTTGGCCATGCTGGATCTGGTAGTGCCCATCGATCTGCCGCCCGTGGGGCTGATCACCTTGCGCGGCCAGCCGCTGACGCCGACCACGGGCTTGCTGGTCGAATGCCTGCGCGAGGTGGCGGGCGAGTTGGGCTGA
- a CDS encoding UxaA family hydrolase: MLSSSSSLLHLHPNDNVLVAKTALALGQDIPELGVRTRAQVPAGHKIAARRIAEGEQVKKYDTVIGVATRDLEPGDYVHSHNLKLVDYYRDPSFGADVRPVEYVPESERATFQGFVRAGGGVGTRNFIGILSSVNCSATVIKRIAAHFTPERLAAFPNVDGVAAFAQSSGCGMSSPSEHFDVLRRTLAGYARHPNLAGVLIVGLGCERNQVDALVDSQGLKEGQLLRTLVMQEVGGTRATIEAGIAAIEEMLPIANQAQRSTVAASHLKIGLECGGSDGFSGITANPGLGAAMDILVRHGGTAILSETPEIHGVEFMLTRRAISPEVGQKLLDRLAWWERYAAGQNAQFNGVVGHGNQAGGLANIFEKSLGSAMKGGTTPLRAVYEYAEPITEHGFVFMDSPGYDPVASTGQIASGAQLICFTTGRGSMFGSKPAPTIKLASNTPMFTRLEEDMDINCGVVVDGELTVPELGQQIFEQILRHASGEQTKSEALGLGDHEFVPWHLGIVS; the protein is encoded by the coding sequence ATGCTCTCCTCCTCTTCTTCCCTGCTGCACCTGCACCCCAACGACAATGTGCTGGTGGCCAAGACCGCCCTGGCCCTGGGCCAGGACATTCCCGAGCTGGGAGTGCGCACGCGCGCCCAGGTGCCGGCCGGCCACAAGATCGCGGCACGCCGCATCGCCGAGGGCGAGCAGGTGAAGAAGTACGACACGGTGATCGGCGTCGCCACACGCGACCTGGAGCCCGGCGACTATGTGCACAGCCACAACCTCAAGCTGGTCGACTACTACCGAGACCCGTCGTTCGGGGCCGACGTGCGGCCCGTGGAGTACGTTCCCGAGAGCGAGCGCGCCACTTTTCAGGGATTTGTGCGAGCGGGCGGCGGCGTGGGCACGCGCAACTTCATCGGCATCCTGTCCTCGGTCAACTGCTCGGCCACCGTGATCAAGCGCATCGCCGCCCACTTCACGCCCGAGCGGCTGGCCGCCTTTCCCAATGTGGACGGCGTGGCCGCCTTTGCCCAGAGCAGCGGTTGCGGCATGTCCTCGCCCAGCGAGCACTTCGACGTGCTGCGCCGTACCCTGGCAGGCTACGCCCGCCACCCCAACCTGGCGGGCGTGCTCATCGTGGGCCTGGGCTGCGAACGCAACCAGGTTGATGCCCTGGTGGATTCGCAAGGCCTCAAGGAGGGCCAGTTGCTGCGCACCCTGGTGATGCAGGAAGTGGGCGGCACGCGCGCCACTATTGAGGCAGGCATCGCCGCCATCGAAGAAATGCTGCCCATCGCCAACCAGGCCCAGCGCAGCACCGTCGCTGCCAGCCACCTCAAGATCGGCCTGGAATGCGGCGGCTCGGACGGCTTTTCGGGCATCACGGCCAACCCCGGCCTGGGCGCGGCCATGGACATCCTGGTGCGCCACGGCGGCACGGCCATCCTGTCCGAGACGCCCGAGATCCACGGCGTGGAGTTCATGCTCACGCGCCGCGCCATCAGTCCCGAAGTCGGCCAGAAGCTGCTGGACCGCCTGGCCTGGTGGGAACGCTACGCAGCCGGCCAGAACGCCCAATTCAACGGCGTGGTCGGTCATGGCAACCAGGCCGGCGGCCTGGCCAACATCTTTGAAAAATCCCTGGGAAGCGCCATGAAGGGCGGCACCACGCCGCTGCGCGCCGTCTATGAATACGCCGAGCCCATCACCGAACACGGCTTTGTCTTCATGGACTCGCCGGGCTACGACCCCGTGGCCTCCACGGGCCAGATCGCCAGCGGCGCCCAGCTGATCTGCTTCACCACGGGCCGCGGCTCCATGTTCGGCAGCAAGCCTGCGCCCACCATCAAGCTGGCCAGCAACACGCCCATGTTCACGCGCCTGGAAGAGGACATGGACATCAACTGCGGGGTGGTCGTGGACGGAGAGCTGACCGTGCCCGAGCTGGGCCAGCAGATCTTCGAACAGATCCTGCGCCACGCCAGCGGCGAGCAGACCAAGAGCGAAGCCCTGGGACTGGGCGACCATGAATTCGTGCCCTGGCATCTGGGCATCGTGAGCTAA